A section of the Verrucomicrobiota bacterium genome encodes:
- a CDS encoding MMPL family transporter: protein MASIAETGLKHPRMVVWLSAGLTVLMLLLAALPTIWPEVFAPLPGVKVDTDPENMLASDNPHRMLHREKKAEFALYDQIVLGVVNEQHEAGVFNINTLANVFELTEFAKTLDGVIAYEILSPSTLDNIEQGGIGTVSFDWLMEKPPETEEEAHQLRDAMLNLPLMKGSLIDEAGKSLLLFIPLESKDRSHEVSAALLDKIESLESAGEVYHITGLPVANDTFGVQMFIQMGISAPMAMALIFVLMWFFFKRLTLIISPMIVAMMSVIVTMAALVLSGNTIHIMSSMIPIFIMPIAVLDAVHILSEFYDRYPEFKDKKKTASAVIKTLWRPMLFTSLTTTAGFGSLALAPIPPVQVFGIFVALGVMLAWLFTIVFIPAYIALLPEKSLQNFGYAPTSGVEGKPHTGGILSNIAKFTGSKPKLIVSATLVLLAISGYGISQIVINDNPVKWFEPNHRIRIADSVLNERFAGTYPAYISLESSTEEAFKDPEVLRHIDQLQVHLETLSNVGKTSSITGVVKTVYRELLEGNPEYYRIPDSSRGVAQTLLTYEGSHRPDDLWHFITPDYQKAVIWVQLNSGDNREMNAVVDEVEAYLAENPFPGTVKADWFGLTYINVIWQDEMVAGMLSALLSSFVIVLILMSVLFRSISWGLLSMIPLTITISLIYGMIGIVGKPYDMPVAVLSSLSLGLAVDYAIHFLARSQELRKKYSTWAETLQIMFGEPARAIVRNLIVIGVGFSPLLLAPLVPYKTVGVLISAILIIAGVATLLILPALQTLFQKHLFKKSL from the coding sequence ATGGCCTCAATCGCTGAAACAGGATTAAAACATCCACGAATGGTTGTATGGCTGAGCGCCGGCCTAACGGTGCTCATGCTCCTGCTTGCAGCATTGCCCACCATCTGGCCGGAAGTATTTGCCCCGTTACCAGGTGTAAAAGTCGATACGGATCCGGAAAACATGCTGGCCTCCGATAATCCCCATCGAATGCTCCATCGGGAGAAAAAGGCGGAATTCGCTCTCTATGACCAAATCGTCCTGGGAGTCGTCAACGAACAACATGAAGCCGGAGTGTTTAACATAAATACCCTGGCGAATGTGTTCGAGTTAACAGAGTTCGCCAAGACTCTGGACGGGGTCATCGCTTATGAGATTCTTTCTCCCTCGACACTCGACAATATCGAACAAGGTGGAATCGGCACGGTGTCGTTTGATTGGTTAATGGAGAAACCTCCCGAAACGGAAGAGGAAGCCCATCAACTAAGAGATGCCATGCTCAACCTTCCTTTGATGAAAGGATCGTTAATTGATGAGGCGGGAAAATCGCTATTGCTATTCATCCCGCTCGAATCGAAAGACAGGAGTCACGAAGTGTCTGCAGCCCTTTTGGATAAGATTGAGAGCCTCGAGTCCGCCGGTGAAGTCTACCACATAACAGGTCTTCCCGTAGCGAACGATACGTTCGGCGTTCAAATGTTTATCCAGATGGGTATATCCGCACCCATGGCGATGGCGCTTATTTTTGTGTTAATGTGGTTCTTCTTTAAACGTCTGACTCTGATCATCTCACCTATGATCGTGGCGATGATGTCGGTGATCGTTACCATGGCCGCCCTAGTGTTGAGTGGGAATACGATTCACATCATGAGTTCGATGATCCCGATCTTCATAATGCCTATCGCGGTGTTGGATGCGGTGCATATCCTGTCGGAGTTCTACGACCGGTACCCGGAATTCAAAGACAAAAAGAAAACCGCAAGTGCCGTTATTAAAACGTTGTGGCGACCCATGCTGTTTACCTCCTTGACAACCACCGCGGGATTTGGATCTCTAGCGTTGGCCCCGATTCCTCCAGTGCAGGTGTTTGGCATTTTTGTGGCGTTAGGAGTGATGCTGGCCTGGCTTTTCACGATCGTCTTTATTCCGGCTTACATTGCTTTACTTCCTGAGAAGTCGTTACAAAATTTTGGGTACGCACCAACATCAGGTGTTGAGGGAAAGCCTCACACAGGAGGTATCCTTTCGAACATCGCGAAATTTACAGGATCCAAACCCAAGCTAATCGTGTCAGCTACTCTCGTACTATTGGCGATCTCCGGTTATGGAATCAGCCAAATAGTTATTAACGACAACCCGGTTAAATGGTTCGAGCCAAACCATCGGATACGCATCGCCGACTCCGTCCTCAATGAACGGTTTGCTGGCACCTATCCTGCATACATCTCCCTGGAATCTTCCACGGAGGAGGCATTCAAGGATCCGGAAGTTCTGCGCCACATAGATCAATTACAAGTCCACCTGGAAACCCTTTCGAACGTGGGTAAAACCAGCTCTATAACCGGAGTCGTCAAAACGGTTTACCGCGAGCTTCTGGAAGGGAATCCCGAATATTACAGAATACCGGACTCAAGTCGCGGGGTAGCACAAACGTTGCTGACCTACGAAGGCAGTCACCGGCCGGACGACCTCTGGCATTTTATAACTCCCGACTATCAAAAGGCAGTCATATGGGTTCAGCTGAACAGTGGAGATAATAGAGAAATGAATGCCGTAGTCGACGAAGTCGAAGCTTACCTGGCTGAAAACCCTTTCCCGGGAACAGTGAAAGCAGACTGGTTTGGATTAACCTATATCAACGTGATCTGGCAGGATGAAATGGTGGCAGGGATGTTGAGTGCCCTACTTTCCAGCTTTGTCATCGTCCTCATTTTGATGTCCGTCCTATTTCGGTCCATTTCATGGGGATTGTTGTCCATGATCCCTCTGACAATTACGATCAGCCTAATCTACGGCATGATTGGCATCGTTGGAAAACCGTACGACATGCCGGTCGCTGTATTGTCCTCGTTAAGCCTCGGACTGGCGGTGGATTACGCGATTCACTTTCTGGCACGGAGTCAGGAACTGCGGAAAAAATACTCCACCTGGGCTGAAACGTTGCAGATCATGTTTGGAGAACCCGCCAGAGCAATTGTGCGCAACCTGATTGTGATTGGTGTAGGATTTTCGCCTCTCTTACTTGCACCCCTGGTTCCGTATAAAACGGTTGGTGTACTCATCTCCGCGATTCTGATCATAGCGGGAGTGGCCACCCTTCTGATCCTCCCAGCCTTACAAACGCTATTTCAAAAGCATCTTTTCAAGAAATCACTTTAA
- a CDS encoding DUF2892 domain-containing protein has protein sequence MNIDRAVLVWAGFVVLVSLALGIWVHPYWHFLTAFAGFNMIQSAFTGFCPAAMAFRAMGFKGGCAFENKKGE, from the coding sequence ATGAATATAGATCGCGCTGTTTTAGTATGGGCCGGATTTGTGGTCCTGGTTAGTTTAGCTCTTGGAATCTGGGTCCATCCCTACTGGCATTTCCTGACTGCATTTGCCGGGTTTAATATGATCCAATCGGCATTCACAGGTTTCTGTCCCGCCGCAATGGCCTTCCGGGCGATGGGCTTCAAAGGCGGATGTGCCTTTGAGAACAAAAAGGGAGAGTAA
- a CDS encoding metalloregulator ArsR/SmtB family transcription factor: MPESSANQTGTLPNPEDMGKALQTLSALANEQRLFILCMLSQEEEMSVGQLNEQLDLSQSALSQHLKKLKDQGYVESRKDGLNVYYRIAKEDVLEIIGLLHKLYCNPGG; this comes from the coding sequence ATGCCCGAAAGTTCCGCCAATCAAACCGGCACGCTGCCAAATCCTGAAGACATGGGGAAAGCGCTTCAGACACTTAGTGCCTTAGCTAACGAGCAACGCCTATTCATCCTTTGCATGCTTTCTCAAGAAGAAGAAATGTCAGTAGGCCAATTGAATGAGCAACTGGACCTGAGTCAGTCCGCCTTGTCCCAACATTTGAAAAAGCTAAAGGACCAAGGTTACGTCGAAAGTCGGAAGGATGGCTTGAACGTTTATTACCGTATCGCCAAGGAAGACGTCCTGGAAATCATTGGGCTGCTGCACAAGTTGTATTGCAACCCTGGTGGCTGA
- a CDS encoding sulfatase produces the protein MKKSTLLFFALWSLAGVASQIIAQNRPNFVFFITDDISAEDIGAYGNTFVKTPNLDRIASEGLVFDNAYLTTSSCSPSRCSIITGRYPHNTGAPELHLVLPEDQVTVAQKLRDAGYYTLISGKNHMNDPEKIGFVKDSDGGHPSGSEDWVQLLSERPKDKPFFAWFGSHDAHRDWQLDEFSPAYDPDDIVVPPYLYDGPETRKDLAEYFSEVSRSDYYAGKLVEELKRQGVADNTYFVYTADNGRPFPRCKTRLYDSGVKTPLIIWSPGNINPGRTEALVSSIDFSSTFMDLAGVKAGPTFLGVSLAPILKNPKTKVRDYVFSEHNWHVYAAHERAVRFGDWLYIRNAFNNKAALSTESDDSKFPAALELWEKYRAGETLPWQEDVPLAPRPQVELYNVKADKHQMINLAGNREFKAIERKLAEALSQWSRETGDTIPENPSPDRGPKRPQGGDKRGELPGEATGAAKINNPGPVLDDFSNKPQG, from the coding sequence ATGAAAAAATCTACCCTTCTCTTTTTTGCTCTTTGGTCACTGGCGGGTGTCGCCTCTCAAATCATAGCTCAGAACCGTCCGAATTTTGTGTTTTTCATCACGGATGATATCTCGGCAGAAGATATTGGTGCCTACGGAAACACTTTCGTCAAGACACCGAATCTCGACCGCATCGCTTCCGAAGGCCTGGTATTTGATAACGCTTACCTGACAACAAGCAGCTGTAGTCCGAGCCGTTGCAGCATCATTACGGGACGCTACCCCCACAACACCGGCGCGCCGGAACTTCACCTCGTCTTGCCGGAAGATCAGGTAACAGTGGCACAAAAATTGAGAGACGCTGGTTACTACACTTTGATTTCCGGGAAAAACCACATGAATGACCCCGAGAAAATTGGGTTCGTCAAGGACAGCGATGGCGGACACCCGTCTGGAAGCGAAGACTGGGTCCAGCTGCTCAGCGAACGCCCCAAGGATAAACCGTTTTTTGCCTGGTTCGGCTCTCACGACGCGCACCGGGATTGGCAATTGGATGAATTTTCGCCCGCCTACGATCCGGATGACATCGTGGTACCTCCCTATCTGTATGACGGTCCGGAAACCCGAAAGGATCTGGCCGAGTATTTCAGTGAAGTCAGCCGGTCCGATTATTATGCAGGTAAGCTGGTCGAGGAGTTGAAACGTCAGGGGGTAGCGGACAACACTTACTTCGTCTATACCGCAGACAACGGCAGGCCATTTCCTCGCTGCAAAACACGCCTGTATGACAGCGGTGTTAAAACGCCTCTCATTATCTGGAGTCCGGGTAACATCAACCCGGGTCGCACAGAAGCGCTGGTAAGCTCCATTGATTTTTCCTCTACCTTCATGGATCTGGCCGGCGTAAAGGCAGGTCCGACTTTTCTGGGCGTGAGCCTTGCCCCCATCCTGAAGAACCCCAAAACCAAGGTGCGAGATTATGTGTTTTCCGAGCACAACTGGCATGTCTACGCCGCCCACGAAAGGGCCGTGCGTTTCGGTGATTGGCTCTACATTCGCAATGCTTTCAATAACAAAGCCGCTCTGAGCACAGAGAGTGACGACTCCAAATTCCCAGCCGCTCTTGAACTCTGGGAAAAATACCGGGCCGGAGAAACCTTACCCTGGCAAGAGGACGTGCCATTGGCGCCGCGTCCGCAAGTTGAACTCTACAACGTGAAAGCGGATAAGCACCAAATGATCAATTTGGCAGGAAACCGGGAATTCAAAGCCATTGAAAGAAAGCTGGCAGAAGCGCTGAGCCAATGGTCCCGGGAAACCGGCGACACCATTCCGGAAAACCCGTCACCCGACCGCGGTCCAAAACGCCCCCAAGGCGGTGACAAGCGCGGAGAACTTCCCGGCGAAGCTACCGGGGCTGCCAAGATCAATAACCCCGGACCGGTTCTGGATGATTTTTCCAATAAGCCGCAGGGGTAA
- the larE gene encoding ATP-dependent sacrificial sulfur transferase LarE, translating to MPHIEELLGRLKAWFNPVEGTLTAFSGGVDSALVLFLSHKFLGEKGIGVIADSPSLKRRDLKVATDFCDQFGIQLRIINTGELNNPNYASNPSNRCFFCKDTLYRTLEDIRPEYPEYYVLNGTNLDDHGDYRPGLQAANNHGVYSPLSDCGITKKDVRLLAKYFELPVWDKPASPCLSSRIPYGQEVTEEKLRQIEAAETMLNQLGFDEVRVRHFGSEARIEVPSDLLNQLLPFKTQIQQAFNEIGFETATIDTEGLVSGKLNRAIATHG from the coding sequence ATGCCCCACATTGAGGAGTTGCTGGGCAGGTTAAAAGCCTGGTTTAACCCAGTTGAAGGAACACTTACCGCCTTTTCCGGAGGCGTCGACTCCGCATTGGTCCTGTTTCTCTCCCACAAGTTTCTTGGTGAAAAGGGAATCGGCGTCATTGCAGATTCTCCCAGCCTGAAGCGAAGAGACCTGAAAGTGGCCACCGATTTTTGCGACCAGTTTGGTATCCAGCTCCGGATTATAAACACCGGCGAGTTGAATAATCCCAACTACGCGAGCAATCCCAGCAACCGTTGTTTCTTTTGCAAAGATACCCTGTATCGGACCTTGGAGGATATACGTCCGGAATATCCGGAGTACTATGTGCTAAACGGCACCAATTTAGATGACCATGGCGACTACCGTCCCGGGTTGCAGGCCGCTAACAATCACGGTGTCTATTCTCCCTTGTCCGATTGTGGAATCACCAAGAAAGACGTCCGGCTCCTGGCCAAGTACTTTGAGCTTCCTGTGTGGGACAAACCTGCCAGTCCCTGCCTCAGCTCCCGTATCCCTTATGGACAGGAAGTAACGGAAGAAAAACTTCGCCAGATCGAAGCCGCTGAGACGATGCTCAATCAATTGGGTTTCGACGAAGTCCGCGTCCGACACTTTGGGTCAGAGGCACGTATCGAAGTGCCTTCCGATCTTCTCAATCAACTGCTTCCTTTCAAAACTCAGATTCAACAAGCCTTCAATGAAATTGGCTTTGAAACCGCGACCATCGATACCGAAGGATTGGTTAGTGGAAAATTGAATCGCGCGATCGCAACTCATGGATGA
- the larB gene encoding nickel pincer cofactor biosynthesis protein LarB: protein MDEYNLDMDRESRLGFPEVVYGQTKSVELLTKILGDYEQAGKNALASRLQPEKGIALLKTFPNAFFDPLSGSFLLKKNQLDEANAKVGILCAGSSDLYAVNEALYTLNLLEESAVCINDVGVAGLHRLLNRLDDLKKFKVLIVVAGFEGALPSVVGGLLKQPIIAVPTSIGYGVAQGGHSALHAMLSSCANGITVTNIDNGYGAAMAAYRIIQLLRSRS from the coding sequence ATGGATGAATACAATCTGGATATGGACCGGGAAAGCCGCCTCGGTTTCCCGGAAGTCGTTTACGGTCAAACCAAATCGGTTGAGCTGCTGACGAAGATTTTGGGGGACTACGAGCAGGCGGGCAAAAATGCTCTGGCTTCTCGTTTGCAACCGGAGAAGGGCATAGCGCTTCTAAAAACATTTCCCAACGCTTTCTTCGATCCGCTTTCCGGCTCCTTTCTTTTGAAGAAAAACCAGCTCGACGAAGCCAACGCCAAGGTAGGAATTCTTTGTGCAGGCAGCTCTGATCTCTATGCGGTGAATGAAGCGCTCTATACGCTAAATCTTCTGGAGGAGTCTGCGGTCTGTATCAACGACGTCGGTGTGGCGGGTCTTCACCGCCTGCTCAATCGCCTGGATGATCTCAAAAAATTCAAAGTCCTTATTGTGGTTGCTGGATTTGAGGGAGCGTTACCTAGTGTGGTGGGAGGTTTGTTGAAACAGCCCATTATCGCCGTTCCAACGAGTATCGGTTATGGTGTGGCCCAAGGAGGGCATTCTGCGCTACATGCGATGCTTTCCAGTTGCGCGAATGGAATCACAGTCACCAACATCGACAACGGTTATGGTGCAGCCATGGCGGCCTACCGCATCATTCAACTGTTACGTTCCCGTTCATGA
- the larC gene encoding nickel pincer cofactor biosynthesis protein LarC has product MSTLYVEPFSGLAGDMLLGALCGLTDGYDEIKALPDKLHLHDGKIEINEVEKNGIVCKHVKVIDLNEGKETHHHSHDDEHSHGHDHSHDHDHGHSHDHSHDHDHGHSHNHSHGRHLSDILHLIDHGHISDGAKEIAKGIFQLIGEAESSVHDIPIEKIHFHEISGVDSIIDIVGCAVLLDKLGVEKTFADPICVGFGMVKTQHGLLPVPAPATALLLAGMPTYKGTEEGERVTPTGAAILRYLKPEFSTPTLNVSKIAYGPGQKNFIGPNVVRVSLVSEVTQSKKTLCVVETNLDDCSPELLGDFFQTGLLKAGAVDFTLSPVTMKKGRPGLKLSALTSDENRESVCDFILENTTTIGVRFYSVERKELDREAVSLETKYGTIKAKQATTPSGKTRTKVEYDDLQKVASEKGISVLQLKQEIEGTDKPV; this is encoded by the coding sequence ATGAGTACTCTTTATGTAGAACCATTTTCCGGCTTGGCTGGCGACATGTTACTCGGTGCCCTGTGTGGATTGACCGACGGGTATGACGAAATCAAGGCTTTGCCCGATAAGCTCCATTTGCACGATGGCAAGATCGAGATCAACGAAGTCGAGAAGAATGGAATCGTTTGCAAGCATGTCAAAGTAATCGACTTGAATGAGGGGAAGGAAACACACCACCATTCGCACGACGACGAGCACAGTCACGGGCATGATCATTCTCACGATCACGACCATGGGCATAGTCACGACCACTCGCACGACCATGATCACGGACACTCTCACAATCACAGCCATGGCCGACACTTGAGTGATATTCTGCACCTGATTGACCACGGACACATTTCCGATGGAGCGAAAGAGATAGCCAAAGGCATTTTCCAACTGATCGGCGAGGCTGAGTCGAGTGTGCACGATATTCCGATCGAAAAAATTCACTTTCACGAGATCAGTGGCGTTGACTCGATTATCGACATTGTCGGTTGCGCGGTGCTTCTCGATAAGCTCGGTGTTGAAAAAACATTCGCCGATCCGATTTGCGTGGGATTCGGAATGGTGAAGACGCAACATGGCCTGCTTCCAGTTCCGGCCCCGGCCACGGCCTTGCTTCTAGCAGGTATGCCAACTTACAAAGGCACCGAAGAAGGCGAGCGCGTGACGCCAACCGGTGCCGCCATCCTCCGCTACTTGAAACCCGAATTTTCAACTCCGACCCTCAATGTTTCCAAAATCGCCTATGGACCGGGTCAGAAAAACTTTATCGGTCCCAACGTGGTTCGTGTGTCTTTAGTGTCCGAGGTGACTCAATCGAAAAAGACGCTCTGCGTAGTGGAGACCAATTTGGATGACTGTTCACCCGAATTGCTGGGCGATTTTTTCCAAACCGGTTTATTGAAAGCCGGAGCTGTAGACTTTACGCTTTCCCCCGTGACCATGAAAAAAGGCCGTCCGGGGCTCAAACTCTCCGCTTTGACTTCGGACGAGAACCGTGAGTCGGTTTGTGATTTCATTCTGGAGAACACGACAACCATCGGAGTTCGCTTCTACTCGGTTGAACGGAAAGAACTCGATCGAGAGGCGGTGTCTTTAGAAACCAAATATGGAACAATCAAGGCCAAGCAAGCAACGACTCCATCTGGAAAGACTCGTACAAAAGTGGAGTACGATGACCTGCAAAAGGTTGCCTCAGAAAAGGGGATTTCCGTCCTTCAATTGAAGCAGGAGATCGAGGGAACCGATAAACCGGTATAG
- a CDS encoding DUF1592 domain-containing protein produces the protein MAKTEPIPERPFQILDNYCLGCHDEVEFKGEINLDTQTIDWNDSEEIHLWERVIKMVEKGEMPPKKKKQPTQAERNDLAAWLDTNLSQHQPIGGSEIRRLNRREYQHTISQLFGIHFELPNGFPQDNEAHGFDNQAEALTLSGALMESYSTVATDLAEKLFPPLKKEVPANTFDIPAQDFTYAYSSGLLVDGAMRLVSSTETLGHGSTWPTHYEAPATGTYKITLNLSSLNPWDGVPVVADIYAVVATEASQENINQLRKLASYEITESSGQAFETEVVLEKGETIAFHYPTAVIKEDSEKLKSFLYPLFEREPALAAAYRKVGGPVSRGRSGLDHLYELIKLGELPTPPEGEELDALIEKIVKDQRMIAETFSYKLFEEGPALEIRHATITGPLTLTDTEEELYWQERAAHLMGNAFVKDEESDIRAFLKQFLTAAFRRPASNQIVEEYLSLVLNEKNTSGRMEDGYHLAIRTALTSPYFLYRGFDDGQLDGFDLATRLSYFLTSRPPDKALIKAAEDGSLSETDVLTEQTRRLMASSQSNTFVDSFLGQWLDLDELENLVPDANLFESPKDFKYTDTEKEAYIQEAHMVFKEILEENRPLEDFIDPDFTYTTGAVARYIYGLPEFNKSKKNDNKKMVRVALEQGGRFGGLLGMAGVMTATANGVDTQPVLRGVWVLENILGDPPPPPPNAVPALTPGSGDAVSPRDILAAHMAEESCAGCHKKIDPVGFVLESFDPVGRWRTEYPSQRTSNKKEKAIGLPVETDGRLTDGTVLNDITDLKAYLRNDITPFAECISEKLLTYATGREMNYSDRKLIRELVRENLDRQGGFQDLFVALVNSESFRTK, from the coding sequence GTGGCAAAGACAGAGCCCATCCCCGAACGCCCGTTTCAGATCCTGGATAATTACTGTCTCGGTTGCCACGATGAGGTAGAGTTTAAGGGAGAAATTAATCTGGATACTCAAACCATCGATTGGAACGATTCAGAAGAGATCCACCTCTGGGAGCGCGTCATCAAAATGGTCGAGAAGGGTGAAATGCCGCCCAAGAAAAAGAAACAGCCCACACAGGCTGAACGCAATGATCTGGCGGCATGGTTGGATACAAACCTGTCCCAGCATCAACCCATAGGCGGCTCCGAGATTCGCCGTCTGAATCGACGAGAATACCAACACACCATCAGCCAATTGTTTGGAATCCATTTTGAACTCCCGAATGGCTTTCCTCAGGATAACGAGGCCCATGGATTCGATAATCAGGCAGAAGCCCTAACCCTGTCAGGGGCATTGATGGAAAGTTACTCAACGGTTGCCACCGACTTGGCTGAAAAGCTGTTCCCGCCTTTGAAAAAAGAAGTCCCCGCCAACACCTTTGATATCCCGGCTCAAGATTTTACTTACGCTTACTCCTCAGGCCTGCTGGTCGATGGAGCCATGCGCTTGGTCAGCAGCACCGAAACTTTGGGCCACGGCTCGACATGGCCCACTCATTACGAAGCTCCAGCAACAGGGACATACAAAATAACACTGAACCTATCCTCCCTGAACCCTTGGGACGGAGTTCCGGTAGTGGCCGATATCTATGCGGTAGTCGCAACTGAGGCATCTCAAGAAAACATCAACCAACTCCGGAAACTTGCGAGCTACGAAATAACTGAGAGTAGCGGACAGGCTTTTGAAACGGAAGTGGTTCTCGAAAAAGGAGAGACCATCGCGTTCCACTATCCGACGGCGGTGATCAAGGAGGATTCTGAAAAATTAAAGTCGTTTCTCTACCCTCTTTTTGAACGAGAGCCAGCCTTAGCGGCGGCCTATAGAAAAGTGGGTGGTCCAGTGTCGCGCGGTCGGTCAGGCCTGGATCATTTGTACGAGCTGATAAAGTTAGGCGAGTTGCCAACACCTCCCGAAGGAGAGGAACTGGACGCGTTGATAGAGAAAATTGTTAAAGACCAACGCATGATCGCTGAAACCTTCTCCTATAAATTGTTTGAGGAAGGCCCGGCACTGGAGATCAGGCATGCGACCATTACCGGTCCATTGACTTTAACCGACACCGAGGAGGAATTGTACTGGCAAGAGCGAGCGGCTCATTTAATGGGCAATGCATTCGTGAAAGACGAGGAATCTGATATCCGCGCATTCCTGAAACAATTTCTCACCGCAGCCTTTCGCCGCCCTGCAAGTAATCAAATCGTGGAGGAATACCTGAGCCTGGTGCTTAATGAAAAGAATACGAGCGGACGCATGGAAGATGGCTATCACCTCGCAATCCGAACTGCGCTAACCTCCCCTTACTTCCTCTACCGAGGTTTCGATGACGGGCAATTGGATGGGTTCGATCTGGCTACACGGTTGTCCTACTTCCTCACTTCTCGACCGCCGGACAAAGCATTGATTAAAGCAGCCGAGGATGGTTCGTTGTCGGAGACAGATGTGCTTACGGAGCAGACCAGGCGACTTATGGCTTCCTCCCAATCCAATACGTTTGTTGATAGCTTTCTCGGCCAATGGCTGGATTTGGACGAATTGGAAAACCTGGTGCCCGATGCCAACCTTTTCGAAAGCCCCAAAGACTTCAAATACACCGACACCGAAAAGGAAGCTTACATTCAGGAAGCTCATATGGTCTTTAAAGAGATTCTGGAAGAGAACCGACCTCTCGAGGATTTTATTGATCCGGATTTCACCTACACCACAGGAGCCGTTGCTCGCTATATTTATGGACTTCCGGAATTCAATAAAAGTAAGAAGAACGACAATAAGAAGATGGTGCGTGTCGCTCTGGAGCAAGGAGGACGATTTGGCGGACTTCTCGGAATGGCTGGCGTAATGACCGCAACAGCCAATGGCGTTGATACTCAGCCTGTACTTCGCGGTGTATGGGTATTGGAAAATATCCTGGGCGACCCGCCCCCTCCACCCCCTAATGCTGTTCCGGCTCTGACCCCGGGCAGCGGCGATGCAGTTTCACCTCGCGACATATTAGCGGCTCATATGGCTGAAGAATCTTGCGCAGGTTGCCATAAGAAGATCGATCCCGTAGGTTTTGTTTTGGAATCATTCGACCCTGTTGGCCGATGGCGAACGGAATACCCTTCCCAAAGAACATCCAATAAAAAGGAGAAGGCAATCGGACTACCCGTTGAAACAGACGGCAGGTTAACCGACGGAACCGTCCTAAACGATATCACCGATCTGAAGGCCTATCTGAGGAATGACATCACTCCCTTCGCGGAATGTATCTCGGAGAAACTGCTGACCTATGCCACGGGCCGAGAAATGAATTACAGCGACCGGAAACTGATTCGCGAATTGGTTAGGGAGAACCTGGATAGACAAGGTGGCTTTCAGGATCTGTTTGTGGCCCTGGTGAATTCCGAAAGTTTTAGGACCAAGTAG